Proteins found in one Paenibacillus dendritiformis genomic segment:
- a CDS encoding S-layer homology domain-containing protein, whose protein sequence is MKNSDQKIRFRVALSMLFVSLCALLLLTDEVSAKQVQAEYLKVIVYKPSGFSGVMHFYSDGSKVSYIDVDKGTLHARWVSFIPLSAFEEGVELYYSRDGITTEKQFIKMQNWNDAPADLKWLTISNFDGAFGEGHAITNQQYRYSVDGIRVLSGPEVPANALWATLSEYDTVWSGEHKTLDYARSYETYTLDIDPIRTVAIASNHATNTSIAKAGDEVTLSFTAIFPLQKATVTIAGHPIEAKEESGKWTARYRLTSADAEGEIAFRIDYEEADSDIVKSRTETTDGSSVRFDNTPPAIVLKQAPTAWTRDNVQVTAEVTDDGGSGVEVQKWAAGQKNIAYFQAGGNIPAGNSFNASANGVYTWYAKDRAGNEAVKTIEIANIDRIAPTLNVQYEPHEWTNAPIEVAVAAEDEQSGVQQLKWAEETRTADYFDSNGTMIVNDSFTVQKNGTYTVYAADRAGNGTIRTFTIENIDRTPPGIALSPSTETPTNKEVTVTASIVDEESGAAVQKWAPGEQSIAFFENGGNTLTGNRFNVSDNGVYTVYAKDRAGNEAVATITISNIYKQAPQLTLARSPDTWTNQPVTISVMIGTDRGIAVKLKKWARGKQPTGYFQDAGELLEGKSFTVHDNGDYTVYVQDEAGNEAIAQIAITNVNTTPPHIQITLEPAGWTNQPVTVSVLATHEASEIKMLKWSEGIRPASFFETGGSMIADSRFIVYANGDYTIFAQDEAGNGAVEHFEVKQIDVDKPVIQLSVHPEEKTNGNVTIAARISDRTSSIARQKWAPGKQPESYFESGGTSFMGSDSFEVEVNDVYTVYARDEAGNSAIATIEVTNIHRLEPVISLTLFPTEPTQGPVTVTASVYAPIDIADRKMALGLHDAAFFHSEGEPWSEKQPIEVQDNGWISFYATDTAGNETVKQLEITNIDRENPAITLIGDPVIHVVQGTAFQDPGASAMDNADGDISASIIVSGQVNTQIPGEYILRYNVTDKAGNAADEVLRTVKVTARPVVDDNDNGGSHGGGNTSPQDNHKVPAQVPQHNDPKNKEEPKQSDVPEDNKQCPPEGSCDNTGSLPRFTDVEGHWASESILELAAAGVITGYPDGTFKPSRSVTRAEFVTLLVHTLKLEKHQETVFADTGNHWASKAISIAQEYGLIKGYNASTFGPDDRITREQMAAVIARVYAGDRAASSEELPALAYEDAAGISAWAADAVHWVTVQQIMIGSDQRQFRPKAFTSRAEAAVVLAKLRAQST, encoded by the coding sequence ATGAAAAACAGTGACCAAAAGATAAGGTTTCGGGTGGCGCTATCCATGCTATTCGTCTCCCTGTGTGCGCTCCTGCTTCTGACGGACGAAGTGTCGGCGAAGCAGGTCCAGGCGGAATACCTCAAAGTGATTGTTTACAAGCCAAGCGGCTTTTCCGGCGTGATGCACTTTTATAGCGATGGAAGCAAGGTATCTTATATTGACGTGGACAAGGGTACGCTCCATGCGCGTTGGGTCAGCTTTATTCCACTCAGCGCATTTGAAGAAGGGGTGGAGCTTTATTACAGCCGTGACGGCATCACTACAGAAAAGCAATTCATTAAGATGCAGAATTGGAATGATGCACCGGCCGATTTGAAGTGGCTGACGATTAGCAACTTCGATGGAGCCTTCGGCGAAGGACATGCCATTACCAATCAGCAATACAGGTACAGCGTGGATGGAATCCGTGTTTTGAGCGGGCCGGAGGTTCCGGCCAATGCTTTATGGGCCACCTTAAGCGAGTATGATACCGTGTGGTCAGGAGAGCACAAAACGCTGGACTACGCTCGCTCTTACGAGACCTATACGCTGGACATCGACCCGATCAGAACGGTGGCCATCGCATCAAATCATGCCACCAACACGAGCATCGCGAAGGCCGGCGATGAAGTGACGCTTTCTTTTACTGCCATCTTTCCTTTACAAAAAGCGACCGTCACCATTGCAGGACATCCGATTGAAGCGAAGGAAGAAAGCGGAAAATGGACAGCGCGCTACCGGCTAACCTCTGCCGATGCCGAAGGAGAGATTGCATTTCGCATTGATTACGAAGAAGCGGACAGCGATATCGTGAAGTCGCGTACGGAGACGACCGACGGCAGCTCGGTCCGGTTCGATAACACCCCGCCGGCTATTGTCCTGAAGCAAGCGCCGACAGCCTGGACACGCGATAATGTCCAGGTAACGGCCGAGGTTACAGATGATGGCGGAAGCGGAGTAGAGGTGCAGAAATGGGCGGCGGGACAGAAAAACATCGCCTATTTTCAAGCTGGCGGCAACATACCGGCGGGCAACAGCTTCAACGCCTCCGCCAACGGCGTGTACACCTGGTACGCCAAAGATCGCGCCGGCAATGAAGCCGTGAAGACGATCGAGATCGCCAATATCGATCGCATCGCCCCGACGTTGAACGTCCAATATGAACCGCATGAATGGACCAATGCTCCGATCGAGGTTGCCGTTGCGGCCGAAGACGAGCAAAGCGGGGTGCAGCAGTTGAAATGGGCGGAGGAAACCCGGACTGCCGACTACTTCGATAGCAATGGGACAATGATTGTCAACGATTCCTTTACCGTCCAGAAGAATGGCACCTATACCGTCTATGCAGCCGATCGGGCCGGAAATGGGACGATCCGCACCTTTACGATCGAGAACATCGATCGGACCCCGCCTGGCATTGCGTTGTCCCCATCCACCGAGACGCCGACCAATAAGGAAGTGACGGTTACGGCCAGCATTGTGGATGAAGAGAGCGGAGCAGCGGTGCAAAAATGGGCACCCGGAGAGCAAAGCATCGCATTTTTCGAAAATGGAGGAAATACGCTCACGGGAAACCGCTTCAACGTCTCCGACAATGGAGTCTATACCGTTTATGCCAAGGATCGGGCTGGCAATGAAGCTGTCGCAACGATTACGATTTCGAATATTTACAAGCAGGCTCCGCAGTTGACGCTGGCGCGTTCGCCGGATACGTGGACGAACCAGCCTGTAACGATCTCGGTCATGATTGGGACCGACCGAGGAATTGCGGTCAAGCTCAAGAAATGGGCGCGCGGGAAGCAGCCAACCGGCTATTTTCAAGACGCTGGGGAGCTTCTGGAGGGGAAGAGCTTCACCGTGCACGACAACGGCGACTACACCGTCTATGTGCAGGATGAAGCAGGCAATGAGGCGATCGCCCAGATCGCGATTACGAATGTGAACACCACCCCTCCGCACATTCAGATCACGCTCGAGCCCGCGGGCTGGACCAATCAACCGGTCACGGTGAGCGTGCTGGCGACTCATGAGGCGAGCGAGATCAAAATGCTGAAATGGAGCGAGGGCATCCGGCCAGCGAGCTTTTTTGAGACGGGCGGATCGATGATTGCCGATTCCCGGTTCATCGTCTACGCGAATGGGGACTATACGATCTTCGCCCAAGATGAAGCGGGTAACGGGGCTGTCGAGCATTTTGAAGTGAAGCAGATCGATGTAGACAAGCCTGTCATCCAATTATCCGTTCATCCCGAAGAGAAGACGAACGGCAACGTGACGATCGCAGCCCGGATTAGCGACAGGACCAGCTCTATCGCCAGACAGAAATGGGCGCCGGGCAAGCAGCCGGAAAGCTATTTCGAATCCGGCGGAACCAGCTTTATGGGCTCGGATTCGTTCGAGGTGGAAGTCAACGATGTCTATACGGTCTATGCCCGGGATGAGGCCGGCAATTCCGCCATCGCAACGATTGAAGTGACCAATATTCATAGGCTGGAGCCGGTGATTTCATTAACTCTATTCCCGACGGAGCCTACGCAAGGCCCGGTCACGGTAACGGCTTCCGTATACGCTCCGATTGATATCGCGGATCGCAAGATGGCGCTTGGACTTCACGATGCGGCCTTCTTCCACAGCGAAGGCGAGCCTTGGTCAGAGAAGCAGCCGATTGAAGTGCAGGATAACGGCTGGATTAGCTTTTATGCCACAGATACGGCGGGGAACGAGACGGTAAAGCAGCTTGAGATTACAAATATCGATCGGGAGAACCCGGCCATTACCCTCATTGGTGATCCGGTCATCCATGTCGTCCAGGGCACGGCTTTCCAGGATCCCGGCGCCTCCGCGATGGATAATGCCGACGGGGATATCTCGGCCTCCATCATCGTATCCGGACAGGTCAATACCCAGATCCCGGGTGAATACATTTTGCGGTACAATGTGACCGATAAGGCGGGAAATGCGGCTGATGAAGTCCTTCGCACCGTGAAAGTGACTGCTCGTCCGGTGGTCGATGACAACGATAATGGAGGCAGCCATGGAGGCGGGAACACATCGCCGCAGGATAACCACAAGGTTCCTGCACAGGTGCCTCAACATAATGACCCTAAGAACAAGGAAGAGCCTAAGCAATCTGATGTACCCGAAGACAACAAGCAGTGCCCGCCAGAGGGGTCCTGCGACAACACAGGGAGCTTGCCTCGCTTCACGGACGTGGAAGGCCACTGGGCAAGCGAATCGATTCTTGAGCTTGCGGCCGCTGGTGTCATTACAGGGTATCCCGACGGTACGTTCAAGCCGAGCCGCTCGGTAACGAGAGCGGAATTCGTAACCCTGCTCGTCCACACGCTGAAGCTGGAGAAGCACCAAGAGACGGTATTTGCCGATACAGGGAACCATTGGGCGAGTAAAGCGATCTCGATTGCTCAAGAGTACGGCTTGATTAAAGGGTATAATGCGAGCACCTTCGGCCCAGACGATCGAATAACGCGTGAACAGATGGCTGCCGTCATTGCCCGGGTATATGCGGGGGATAGAGCGGCTTCATCTGAAGAGCTGCCGGCGCTGGCTTATGAAGACGCTGCCGGTATCTCGGCATGGGCAGCGGATGCGGTCCATTGGGTTACCGTGCAACAGATTATGATCGGGAGCGATCAACGCCAATTCCGGCCGAAGGCGTTCACCTCCCGAGCGGAGGCCGCCGTTGTCTTGGCTAAATTACGGGCCCAATCAACATAA